The Oryzias melastigma strain HK-1 linkage group LG3, ASM292280v2, whole genome shotgun sequence genome contains a region encoding:
- the esrp2 gene encoding epithelial splicing regulatory protein 2 isoform X5: MLTFPQVTNIFNTQVGKLHKCYVKPDSLELTDQCKEETGLTVEDIIKAEPLDKVLQQFQQSVSSEVKSLGRSSFTLLVNSPLVIRQVLHPEASKKNLVLPECFFSFVDLRKEFHKCCPNAGPVQKQTLASMLEYVGLPAASEQLIGVKEVRSMVQLTLCILAEPYSHKFSCVETVNYKFDSGACCKTEPVDSETVIRARGLPWQSSDQDIARFFKGLNIAKGGVALCLNAQGRRNGEALVRFINSEHRDLALERHKHHMGCRYIEVYKATGEEFLKIAGGQISGTSNEVAQFLSKENQVIIRMRGLPFTATSQEVLSFLGPESPVTDGAEGLLFVKYPDGRPTGDAFVLFSCEEYVQNALKKHKQILGKRYIELFRSTAAEVQQVLNRYMSTPLISTLPASPIVPVPVLATQPFLPAATSTRDCVRLRGLPYTAGIEDILEFMGEHTVDIKPHGVHMVLNQQGRPSGDAFIQMKSADRAFMVAQKCHKKTMKDRYVEVFQCSTEEMSIVLMGGTLNRSGLSPPPCKLPCLSPPTAYAAFPTPPAILSEAALYQSPLLAAPRPPQTTVASPAHTLAYYPPQPHLYMNMNMNYTAYYPSPPVSPSTVGYFAAPPGAVAAAVAAPPHPAAASSVLSQPGALVRMQGLPYNTGVKDILSFFQGYQLQPDAVVILYNFSGQCSGEALITFPSEDIARRAVAERSNHPFYGQQVHLVLCH; the protein is encoded by the exons TTTCAGCAGTCTGTGTCATCAGAAGTAAAATCCCTCGGCAGGAGCTCCTTCACACTTCTGGTGAACAGCCCCCTTGTTATTCGGCAGGTCCTCCACCCTGAAGCGTCCAAAAAG AATCTCGTACTGCCAGAATGCTTCTTTTCCTTCGTGGACCTGAGGAAAGAGTTTCACAAATGCTGTCCAAATGCTGGTCCAGTCCAGAAGCAGACACTTGCCTCCATGTTGGAAT ATGTGGGCCTTCCCGCTGCATCAGAGCAGTTGATAGGGGTGAAGGAGGTGAGGAGCATGGTGCAGCTGACCCTCTGCATCCTGGCTGAACCCTACA gtcACAAATTCTCCTGTGTTGAAACAGTCAATTACAAGTTTGACTCTGGAGCGTG CTGCAAGACTGAGCCGGTGGACAGTGAGACGGTGATCCGAGCGCGGGGCCTTCCATGGCAGTCCTCAGACCAGGACATCGCTCGCTTTTTCAAAGGCCTCAACATTGCTAA AGGTGGAGTGGCTCTTTGCCTTAATGCTCAGGGCAGAAGGAACGGAGAAGCCTTAGTTCGTTTCATCAACTCTGAACACAGAGACCTGGCTCTGGAGCGCCATAAACACCACATGGGCTGTCGTTACATTGAG GTCTACAAAGCCACTGGAGAGGAATTCCTCAAAATCGCTGGAGGTCAGATTTcag gtacATCAAATGAGGTGGCCCAGTTCTTGTCTAAAGAGAACCAGGTGATCATCCGAATGCGGGGGCTGCCATTCACCGCCACATCCCAGGAAGTTTTGAGCTTCCTCGGCCCTGAGAGCCCGGTCACAGACGGCGCTGAAGGGCTGCTCTTTGTCAAGTACCCCGATGGACGGCCCACAGGCGACGCCTTTGTGCTCTTCTCCTGTGAGGAATATGTTCAGAATGCTCTGAAGAAACACAAGCAGATCCTGGGGAAGCGTTACATCGAGCTGTTCCGCAGCACTGCAGCCGAGGTGCAGCAG GTTCTGAATCGCTACATGTCCACCCCTCTGATCTCCACGCTGCCCGCCTCACCCATTGTCCCGGTCCCAGTCCTCGCCACGCAGCCCTTCCTCCCCGCTGCCACCAGCACGCGCGACTGTGTGCGCCTCCGCGGTCTGCCGTACACCGCCGGCATTGAAGACATCCTGGAGTTCATGGGGGAGCACACGGTGGATATCAAACCTCACGGAGTCCACATGGTTCTCAACCAGCAG GGCCGGCCCTCTGGAGACGCCTTCATCCAGATGAAGTCGGCCGACAGAGCCTTCATGGTGGCCCAGAAGTGTCATAAGAAGACCATGAAAGATCGGTACGTGGAGGTCTTCCAGTGCTCCACAGAGGAGATGAGCATCGTGCTCATGGGTGGAACCCTGAACCGCAGCGGCCTCTCCCCCCCACCCTGCAAACTTCCCT GTTTGTCCCCCCCCACAGCTTACGCCGCCTTCCCGACTCCTCCTGCTATTCTCTCGGAGGCAGCCCTATACCAATCCCCCCTGCTGGCCGCTCCCAGGCCTCCTCAGACCACCGTGGCCAGCCCGGCTCACACTCTGGCTTACTACCCCCCTCAGCCACATCTCTACATGAACATGAACATGAACTACACTGCTTACTACCCCAG CCCTCCAGTTTCTCCCTCCACGGTGGGATACTTCGCAGCCCCCCCGGGCGCTGTCGCAGCCGCGGTGGCCGCTCCCCCTCACCCCGCCGCAGCATCCTCTGTGCTGTCCCAGCCAGGAGCGCTGGTGAGGATGCAGGGCCTCCCCTACAACACCGGGGTCAAAGACATCCTCAGCTTCTTCCAGGGATACCAG CTGCAGCCAGACGCCGTTGTCATCTTGTATAACTTCAGTGGCCAGTGCAGCGGTGAGGCTTTGATCACTTTCCCCAGCGAGGACATAGCCAGGCGGGCTGTAGCCGAGCGCTCAAACCACCCCTTCTATGGTCAGCAGGTCCACCTGGTCCTCTGTCACTGA